One Cryptomeria japonica chromosome 9, Sugi_1.0, whole genome shotgun sequence genomic window carries:
- the LOC131051277 gene encoding uncharacterized protein LOC131051277 isoform X1, with protein sequence MERKVSEGGKDEVVDIEKGGSVSVSVSGSGDGERECRVCHMGVEKNQDIELGCACKADLAFAHKQCAETWFKIKGDRTCEICGSTARNVVGLEDGEVVEQWNEGNAPTPSTSEERNSWLGHRFLNFLLQSHQQVSEVCLDDWGSEACI encoded by the exons ATGGAGAGGAAGGTGTCAGAGGGGGGAAAGGATGAAGTTGTAGATATTGAGAAGGGTGGgagtgtgagtgtgagtgtgagtggcagtggggatggagagagagaatgCAGGGTATGTCATATGGGTGTGGAAAAAAACCAGGACATTGAGTTGGGTTGTGCCTGCAAGGCAGATCTAGCTTTTGCCCATAAGCAATGTGCAGAGACTTGGTTCAAAATCAAGGGCGACAG AACATGTGAAATATGTGGCTCAACTGCCCGCAATGTTGTGGGCCTCGAGGATGGCGAGGTTGTTGAACAGTGGAATGAAGGCAATGCTCCTACTCCATCAACCTCCGAGGAGAGAAACTCATGGCTGGGACATCGCTTTCTTAATTTCTTGCTG CAAAGCCATCAACAGGTCTCAGAAGTATGTTTAGACGACTGGGGTTCAGAGGCTTGCATATAA
- the LOC131051277 gene encoding uncharacterized protein LOC131051277 isoform X2, with translation MERKVSEGGKDEVVDIEKGGSVSVSVSGSGDGERECRVCHMGVEKNQDIELGCACKADLAFAHKQCAETWFKIKGDRTCEICGSTARNVVGLEDGEVVEQWNEGNAPTPSTSEERNSWLGHRFLNFLLACVIFAFVISWLFRFGIPT, from the exons ATGGAGAGGAAGGTGTCAGAGGGGGGAAAGGATGAAGTTGTAGATATTGAGAAGGGTGGgagtgtgagtgtgagtgtgagtggcagtggggatggagagagagaatgCAGGGTATGTCATATGGGTGTGGAAAAAAACCAGGACATTGAGTTGGGTTGTGCCTGCAAGGCAGATCTAGCTTTTGCCCATAAGCAATGTGCAGAGACTTGGTTCAAAATCAAGGGCGACAG AACATGTGAAATATGTGGCTCAACTGCCCGCAATGTTGTGGGCCTCGAGGATGGCGAGGTTGTTGAACAGTGGAATGAAGGCAATGCTCCTACTCCATCAACCTCCGAGGAGAGAAACTCATGGCTGGGACATCGCTTTCTTAATTTCTTGCTGGCATGTGTTATTTTTGCATTCGTAATATCCTGGCTTTTCCGTTTTGGTATTCCTACTTGA